One part of the Marinobacterium rhizophilum genome encodes these proteins:
- a CDS encoding flagellar motor protein MotB gives MTDQTECECPPCEPGLPAWLATFADLMSLLMCFFVLLLSFSEMDVLKFKQLAGSMREAFGVQNQIKVEDIPKGTSVIAQEFSPGRPEPTPLNEVRQMTINSDLNTLDVRSKEGENDTPDKFRGSVEALLKQLAREAEQEAIEFAAALAKEIGDGSVEVETDGAKIIIRVKEKGSFDSGSAELKFDSIPIIAKIRDVLLNVNGRVAVQGHSDNIPYSGRRFESNWDLSAARALAVAHELFADSRMDQSRFTVSGLAATHALVPNDTAENRSLNRRVEIVIQKGKDEEALLPLESRPEGDTEGQGLRPNEIF, from the coding sequence ATGACTGATCAAACAGAATGTGAATGTCCGCCCTGCGAACCCGGCCTGCCCGCCTGGCTGGCGACTTTCGCCGATCTGATGTCGCTGTTGATGTGCTTCTTCGTGCTGTTGCTGTCCTTTTCGGAAATGGATGTGCTCAAGTTCAAGCAGCTGGCAGGCTCGATGCGCGAGGCCTTCGGGGTACAGAATCAGATCAAGGTCGAAGACATTCCCAAGGGCACCTCGGTCATTGCACAGGAGTTCAGCCCCGGGCGACCGGAGCCGACGCCGCTGAACGAAGTGCGTCAGATGACCATCAACAGCGATCTGAATACGCTGGATGTGCGCTCCAAGGAGGGCGAAAACGATACGCCGGACAAATTCCGAGGCAGTGTTGAAGCGCTGCTTAAACAGCTCGCCAGGGAGGCGGAGCAGGAGGCGATCGAGTTTGCTGCCGCGCTGGCCAAGGAAATCGGCGATGGTTCGGTCGAAGTGGAAACCGACGGCGCCAAGATCATTATCCGGGTGAAGGAGAAGGGGTCCTTTGATTCGGGCTCGGCCGAGCTCAAGTTCGACTCCATTCCCATTATTGCCAAGATCCGCGATGTCCTGCTGAATGTGAACGGACGCGTTGCCGTGCAGGGTCACTCCGACAACATCCCCTATTCGGGCCGGCGTTTCGAGTCGAACTGGGATCTTTCGGCGGCCCGGGCGCTGGCGGTGGCACATGAACTCTTTGCCGACAGCCGCATGGACCAGTCCCGCTTTACCGTGAGTGGGTTGGCGGCGACCCATGCGCTGGTGCCCAACGACACAGCGGAAAACCGCAGCCTGAACCGGCGCGTCGAAATCGTGATTCAAAAGGGCAAGGACGAAGAAGCCCTGCTGCCGCTGGAGTCCAGGCCAGAGGGTGACACTGAAGGTCAGGGGCTGCGCCCGAATGAGATTTTCTGA
- a CDS encoding PA2778 family cysteine peptidase has protein sequence MLRPPPAVLLTAGILCLLLLGGCATRLGHDQLETLSDTLPISVELTEVPFYPQELYQCGPAALATVLNNDSPRTTPDALVPQIYIPERGGSLQIEMKVAARRHGMLAMEAPTSLQGLLAEVAAGRPVVVLQNLGLDIIPRWHYAVIVGYDLQAQNVILRSGTEQRRITPLGLFERTWARGDRWALLVLPPSQLPLQTEPLNVVRAALELEASDPQAALGSLHSASQRWPDDYLVSMALGNAELAAGHAKPASQAFRQALRQKAEAAEAWNNLAYSLNAEGCARQALQAVNCAVQLAPANSAFQDSLQELSVRPTATARNAQCTALPRCPASQN, from the coding sequence ATGCTGCGTCCACCCCCCGCCGTCTTGCTGACGGCGGGCATTCTTTGCCTGCTGCTGCTCGGCGGTTGCGCCACTCGCCTTGGCCACGACCAGCTCGAAACCCTGTCCGATACCCTGCCCATCTCCGTTGAGCTGACCGAGGTTCCGTTTTATCCACAGGAACTCTACCAGTGCGGCCCTGCTGCCCTGGCCACGGTGCTGAACAATGACAGCCCGCGCACCACACCCGATGCCCTGGTCCCCCAGATCTATATCCCCGAACGCGGTGGCAGCCTGCAGATCGAAATGAAGGTCGCCGCACGGCGTCATGGTATGCTGGCGATGGAAGCGCCGACCAGCCTGCAGGGGTTGCTGGCGGAAGTTGCCGCCGGACGGCCCGTGGTCGTGCTGCAGAACCTGGGGCTGGATATCATTCCGCGCTGGCATTATGCCGTGATCGTGGGCTATGACCTTCAGGCACAAAACGTGATCCTGCGCTCGGGCACCGAACAGCGCCGCATCACCCCGCTGGGACTGTTTGAACGCACCTGGGCGCGCGGTGACCGCTGGGCGCTGCTGGTGTTGCCCCCCTCGCAGCTGCCGTTACAGACAGAGCCGCTGAATGTCGTGCGGGCCGCCCTGGAACTGGAGGCCTCGGACCCGCAAGCCGCGCTTGGCAGCCTGCACAGCGCCAGCCAACGCTGGCCCGATGACTACCTGGTATCCATGGCGCTCGGCAATGCAGAACTGGCCGCCGGCCACGCAAAACCCGCCAGCCAGGCGTTTCGCCAGGCACTGCGACAAAAAGCCGAAGCGGCCGAGGCCTGGAACAACCTCGCCTACAGCCTCAATGCTGAAGGCTGCGCCCGCCAGGCCCTGCAGGCGGTCAACTGCGCGGTGCAACTCGCACCGGCCAACAGCGCCTTCCAGGACAGCCTGCAGGAGCTCTCAGTGCGCCCGACGGCCACTGCACGCAATGCCCAGTGCACGGCGCTGCCGCGCTGCCCGGCGAGCCAAAACTGA
- the pomA gene encoding flagellar motor protein PomA, whose product MDIATLVGLIGSMGIVIMAMVLGGDVGIFVNPPSLLIVVGGTLLVVLMKYTLQQFLAAGKIAAKAFMFKSQNPEDIINETVELADAARKGGLLSLEEKEVASAFMQRGIQLLVDGHDPDIVRMLLNKEMRLTVERHDFGSRIFRAMGDVAPAMGMIGTLVGLVQMLSNMSDPKSIGPAMAVALLTTLYGAMIANMLVLPIADKLAVRKDQEALNQALVIDGLLAIQAGQNPRVIEQMLRNYLPEKKRLAEAEAAG is encoded by the coding sequence GTGGATATCGCAACGCTTGTCGGTTTGATCGGATCAATGGGCATTGTCATCATGGCCATGGTGCTTGGCGGTGATGTGGGTATTTTCGTCAACCCTCCTTCGTTGCTGATCGTGGTCGGCGGCACCCTGCTGGTGGTACTGATGAAGTACACGCTGCAGCAGTTCCTGGCGGCGGGCAAAATCGCCGCCAAGGCCTTCATGTTCAAGTCCCAGAACCCGGAAGACATTATCAACGAAACCGTTGAACTGGCCGATGCGGCGCGCAAGGGCGGCCTGCTGTCGCTGGAAGAGAAGGAAGTGGCCAGCGCCTTTATGCAGCGCGGCATCCAGCTGCTGGTCGACGGTCATGATCCCGATATCGTGCGCATGTTGCTGAACAAGGAAATGCGCCTGACGGTCGAGCGACACGATTTCGGCAGCCGAATCTTTCGGGCCATGGGAGACGTGGCGCCGGCAATGGGCATGATCGGTACCCTGGTGGGTCTGGTACAGATGCTTTCCAATATGAGCGATCCCAAGTCGATCGGTCCGGCCATGGCGGTGGCACTGCTGACGACCCTGTACGGCGCCATGATCGCCAACATGCTGGTGCTGCCCATTGCCGACAAGCTGGCGGTGCGCAAGGATCAGGAGGCGCTGAACCAGGCGCTGGTGATTGACGGCCTGCTGGCCATTCAGGCCGGTCAAAACCCGCGGGTGATCGAGCAGATGCTGCGCAACTACCTGCCGGAGAAAAAACGTCTGGCAGAAGCCGAAGCTGCCGGATAG
- a CDS encoding c-type cytochrome — translation MKTTLILAAVAALSLPMSANAERSGEEVYNTKCGVCHAAGIAGAPKLGNAEEWAPRAAKGVDGLLASAKNGINAMPPMGTCMDCSDTEMTAAIQYMLDAAK, via the coding sequence ATGAAAACAACTCTGATTCTGGCAGCGGTTGCTGCACTTTCCCTGCCGATGAGCGCCAATGCTGAACGCAGCGGGGAAGAAGTCTACAACACCAAATGTGGCGTCTGCCATGCCGCCGGCATCGCCGGTGCGCCCAAGCTGGGCAACGCTGAAGAGTGGGCTCCCCGTGCCGCCAAGGGCGTAGATGGCCTGCTGGCCAGCGCCAAGAACGGCATCAATGCCATGCCGCCCATGGGCACCTGCATGGACTGCTCTGATACCGAGATGACCGCCGCCATTCAGTACATGCTGGACGCCGCCAAGTAA